In Cydia amplana chromosome 2, ilCydAmpl1.1, whole genome shotgun sequence, the following proteins share a genomic window:
- the LOC134661932 gene encoding peroxidase-like, with protein sequence MRATYFFKRRNSLVMPNMNTKNLFGDCGSVFISVIACLVISGANGCYYTGWGLLANDWCPDLCPVLDKIGSEITDLFKTHSMNEQGPITSEMVAESLRCGRELSRASARRGNELAKNGITLAACTPSMLHFFTGKQNAETKAAAELSHEILTATKLLQLKVCSSSNVTPNTFMAFLEHQVIKIHDPRYCKPVQLSCTDSKYRTIDGTCNNLVRPYWGKKASPFTRVAPPRYADGIYAMPVAKSGAQLPSPRVLSTRLFADHAVNSRVFSFMNMQWGQFITHDLLTHSLEVTDEGGIQCCVGEGVDVLSPDLQNDKCIPICVPDDDPFYRYHGIRCLNFVRSVTTPREDCRLGPAEQLNGATSFVDGSQVYGSDPVLAKKLRTMSGGRLKEEKKPYNKRGFPPSVDKKMDVCDLRNSSEPCYMAGDGRINQTPTLAMMHTILIREHNRIADTLGSLNPMWSDEKIYQEARRIVIAELQHITYQEWLPLNFGENYFRYYRISPSSLYSRDYSDAVHPGCINSFGAAAFRFLHSMVPETFMTCPASYQTAYAYKFSDHYQNPSLLEVAFDDLMRGALAYASSESDVYVTGELTNKLFKSCNSWGMDLIAMDIQRGRDHGLASYNDFREVCGLSRARNFQDLAGEMSQDRINALATLYDCVDDVDLFVGGMLEKDVHGSILGHTFQCIVAEQFYRTRIGDRYFYDNSDQPYPFTTEQLSEIKKSSMARLICDNTDVTYVQRSPFEIESAYNPKYSCQDYSAIPYVNLAAWKRPNSFECD encoded by the exons ATGcgcgcgacctatttttttaaacgaagGAACTCGCTCGTTATGCCAAACATGAATACGAAAAACCTTTTTGGTGATTGTGGGAGTGTTTTTATTAGTGTAATTGCTTGTTTAGTGATAAGTGGTGCGAATGGGtgttattatacagggtggggGCTACTGGCGAACGACTGGTGTCCCGACCTGTGCCCCGTGTTGGACAAAATTGGGTCGGAGATTACGGATTTGTTTAAAACGCATTCTATGA ACGAACAAGGCCCAATCACCTCCGAAATGGTAGCCGAATCCCTCCGCTGCGGCCGCGAACTGTCCCGCGCCTCAGCCCGCCGGGGCAACGAGTTGGCCAAGAACGGCATAACCCTGGCAGCCTGCACGCCGTCCATGCTGCATTTCTTCACGGGCAAGCAGAACGCGGAGACGAAGGCTGCTGCCGAGCTGTCCCATGAGATCCTGACGGCTACCAAGTTGCTGCAGCTTAAAGTTTGCTCTTC CTCCAATGTGACCCCGAACACCTTCATGGCATTCCTTGAGCACCAAGTCATCAAGATCCACGACCCGCGCTACTGCAAGCCGGTCCAACTTAGCTGCACAGATTCAAAATACAG GACCATAGACGGGACCTGCAACAACCTCGTGCGTCCATATTGGGGGAAGAAAGCTTCTCCATTCACGAGGGTGGCCCCTCCGCGGTATGCTGATG GTATCTACGCAATGCCGGTGGCCAAGAGCGGCGCCCAACTGCCAAGTCCTCGGGTGTTGTCCACTCGGCTGTTCGCGGACCACGCGGTCAACAGTCGGGTGTTTTCCTTCATGAACATGCAGTGGGGGCAGTTCATTACCCATGACTTGCTGACACATAGCTTAGAGGTGACTG ATGAAGGCGGTATCCAATGCTGCGTCGGCGAAGGCGTCGACGTGTTGTCCCCCGATTTGCAGAACGACAAGTGCATACCCATTTGCGTGCCTGACGACGACCCCTTCTATAGATACCACGGGATCCGGTGTCTCAACTTCGTGAGGAGTGTCACGACACCGAGAGAGGACTGCAGGCTTGGGCCTGCTGAGCAA CTAAACGGTGCGACCAGTTTCGTCGACGGCTCCCAGGTCTACGGTTCAGATCCAGTTTTAGCCAAAAAGCTGCGCACGATGAGTGGAGGCAGGCTGAAGGAGGAAAAAAAACCGTACAACAAAAGAGGATTCCCGCCGTCGGTGGACAAGAAGATGGACGTCTGTGACTTGAGGAACTCGTCCGAGCCTTGTTACATGGCTG GTGACGGCAGGATTAACCAGACTCCAACGCTCGCCATGATGCACACGATATTGATACGCGAACACAACCGCATCGCCGACACCCTGGGCTCCCTGAACCCCATGTGGAGCGACGAGAAGATCTACCAGGAGGCCAGGAGGATAGTCATCGCTGAGCTCCAGCATATAACTTATCAGGAGTGGCTGCCGCTGAACTTTG GTGAAAACTACTTCCGCTACTACCGGATATCGCCCTCCAGCCTGTACAGCCGCGACTACAGCGACGCCGTACATCCGGGGTGCATCAACAGCTTCGGGGCGGCCGCCTTCCGGTTCCTGCACTCTATGGTGCCGGAGACGTTTATGACTTGTCCGGCCAGCTATCAGACCGCTTATGCTTACAA ATTCAGCGACCACTACCAAAACCCATCGCTCCTAGAGGTCGCATTCGACGACCTGATGCGCGGAGCCCTAGCATACGCCTCCTCGGAGTCGGACGTCTACGTGACCGGGGAGCTGACCAACAAGCTGTTCAAGTCCTGCAACAGCTGGGGCATGGACCTCATTGCCATGGACATACAGAGGGGCCGGGATCATGGGCTGGCGAGCTATAACGACTTCAG AGAGGTCTGCGGGTTAAGCAGAGCCAGAAACTTCCAAGATTTGGCTGGAGAAATGTCCCAAGAC cgcATCAACGCCCTCGCCACGTTATACGACTGCGTAGACGACGTGGACCTGTTCGTTGGAGGGATGCTTGAGAAGGACGTCCACGGTTCGATCCTGGGCCACACCTTCCAGTGTATCGTCGCTGAGCAGTTCTACCGGACCAGGATTGGTGACAGATACTTTTATGATAACAGCGACCAGCCCTATCCATTTACCACTG AACAACTGTCAGAGATTAAAAAATCTTCGATGGCGCGTCTGATCTGCGACAACACGGATGTGACGTACGTGCAGCGCTCACCGTTCGAGATCGAATCCGCGTACAACCCCAAATACAGCTGCCAGGACTACTCGGCCATCCCTTACGTCAACTTGGCGGCATGGAAAAGACCTAATAGCTTTGAATGTGATTAA
- the LOC134662049 gene encoding leucine-rich melanocyte differentiation-associated protein-like encodes MTTEGNVENGEDPTRLTLAYERLYEIPRTIVERFADHVWHLDISHNKITNLDPLVHFKHLTSLIADDNPITENCMLPPLPKLQLLWVNYCKIGSLYPWVAKLKESCPNLQYLCLMGNPAAPSYLNGGNFYDYLQYRLFVISQFPSLNHLDDRKVTEDQRAEAQRLYKRPFFERIVKPSSGGISQLIHAPVKWSSFQNKITSLWAGKEERNLLI; translated from the exons AT GACTACTGAGGGAAATGTAGAAAATGGAGAGGATCCGACAAGACTGACTCTGGCATATGAAAGACTGTACGAAATCCCACGCACAATAGTTGAACGGTTCGCAGACCATGTCTGGCATCTGGACATCAGCCACAACAAAATCAC gAACCTGGACCCTCTGGTGCACTTCAAGCACCTCACATCACTCATCGCGGATGACAACCCCATCACAGAGAACTGTATGCTGCCACCATTACCCAAACTACAGCTGTTATG GGTCAACTATTGCAAGATCGGCTCCCTGTACCCATGGGTGGCTAAGCTGAAGGAATCCTGCCCCAACCTACAGTACCTGTGCCTCATGGGCAACCCGGCAGCACCGAGTTATCTCAATGGCGGGAACTTCTATGACTACCTACAGTACAG GCTATTCGTAATCTCCCAATTCCCGTCCCTCAACCACCTGGACGACCGCAAAGTCACCGAGGACCAACGAGCCGAGGCCCAGCGCCTCTACAAGAGGCCGTTCTTCGAAAGGATCGTGAAGCCCAGCTCCGGAGGTATCTCTCAACTCATACACGCACCCGTTAAATGGAGCAGCTTTCAGAATAAGATCACCTCGTTGTGGGCAGGTAAAGAGGAGCGGAATTTGTTGATTTAA